A single genomic interval of Lathyrus oleraceus cultivar Zhongwan6 chromosome 7, CAAS_Psat_ZW6_1.0, whole genome shotgun sequence harbors:
- the LOC127101091 gene encoding mitochondrial dicarboxylate/tricarboxylate transporter DTC, with amino-acid sequence MGDEKKPKPALVSGFWPTIKPFVNGGASGMLATCVIQPIDMIKVRIQLGQGSAASVTTTMLKNEGVGAFYKGLSAGLLRQATYTTARLGTFRILTNKAIEANDGKPLPLYQKALCGLTAGAIGASVGSPADLALIRMQADATLPIAQRRNYTNAIQALYRIGADEGILSLWKGAGPTVVRAMALNMGMLASYDQSVEFFKDTVGLGEMPTVVGASSVSGFFAAACSLPFDYVKTQIQKMQPDAEGKYPYTGSLDCAVKTFKAGGPFKFYTGFPVYCVRIAPHVMMTWIFLNQLQKLEKSYGL; translated from the exons ATGGGAGACGAGAAGAAGCCCAAGCCTGCTCTTGTTTCTGGTTTCTGGCCAACCATCAAGCCTTTCGTTAATGGCGGTGCTTCCGGCATGCTCGCCACATGTGTCATTCAACCCATCGATATGATCAAG GTTAGGATTCAACTCGGTCAAGGATCTGCTGCTAGTGTTACCACTACCATGCTCAAGAATGAGGGTGTTGGTGCCTTCTATAAG GGTCTATCAGCTGGGTTACTCAGGCAGGCTACTTACACCACTGCTCGACTTGGAACGTTTAG AATCTTGACAAATAAAGCAATTGAGGCTAATGATGGCAAGCCCCTGCCACTCTATCAAAAAGCTCTATGTGGGCTGACTGCTGGTGCTATTGGAGCATCCGTTGGTAGTCCAGCTGATTTGGCCCTCATTCGTATGCAAGCTGATGCAACTTTACCCATTGCTCAGCGCCGAAACTACACAAACGCCATCCAGGCACTTTACCGTATTGGTGCAGATGAAGGGATTTTGTCACTTTGGAAGGGTGCTGGGCCTACTGTAGTAAGAGCCATGGCATTGAACATGGGAATGCTTGCATCTTATGATCAAAGTGTTGAGTTCTTCAAGGATACTGTTGGTCTAGGTGAAATGCCTACTGTGGTTG GTGCTAGTAGTGTATCTGGATTTTTCGCAGCAGCTTGCAGTCTGCCATTCGATTATGTGAAGACTCAAATTCAGAAGATGCAACCTGATGCTGAAGGAAAATATCCATACACTGGCTCTCTTGACTGTGCTGTCAAAACCTTCAAAGCAGGAGGACCCTTCAAATTTTACACCGGATTCCCTGTCTATTGTGTCAGGATTGCTCCTCATGTCATG ATGACATGGATCTTCCTCAACCAGCTTCAGAAACTGGAGAAAAGTTATGGATTGTAG